The Lactobacillus acidophilus DNA segment TGTAATTAGTCGAGTATCTACTAAGAGTCCATATCCAGTTCCAGGTTCTAAGCGTAACATCGTTGTGATTGACTTTGGGATTAAGCATAGTATCTTGCGTGAACTAGCTGAACGTGATTGTAATTGTATCGTTTTGCCATATACGGCAACGACTGAAGAAGTTCTTGAACTTCATCCAGATGGTGTGCTTCTTTCTAACGGCCCAGGAGATCCAGAGGAAATGAAAGATGCTGTAAAAATGGTGCAAGAAGTCGAAAAGTATGTCCCACTATTTGGTATTTGTATGGGCCATCAAGTATTTGCTCTGGCTAACGGTGCTAAAACTTATAAGATGAAATTTGGTCACCGCGGTTTCAATCATCCGGTTCGTGAAATCGCAACTGGTAATATTGGTTTCACTTCACAAAACCACGGTTATGCTGTAGATGGCGATTCAATTGATAAAGATAATTTGATGATTACCCACGTTGAAGTAAACGATGGTACCGTTGAAGGATTGCGTCATAAGAAATATCCAGCCTTTTCAGTTCAATTTCACCCGGATGCAACTCCAGGACCACACGATGAAGATTCACTATTTGATGATTTTATGTCAATGATTGACCAAAGAAAGGAAGAAGAGCGTCATGCCTAAGAGAAAAGATATTCATAAGATTATGGTGATTGGTTCTGGTCCAATTATTATTGGTCAGGCTGCGGAATTCGACTATTCTGGTACCCAGGCTTGTCTTGCTCTTCGAGAAGAAGGTTATCAAGTGGTGTTAGTTAACTCTAACCCAGCTACGATCATGACGGATACAACTATTGCAGATAAGGTTTATATTGAACCTTTAACTGTTGATTCAATTTCAAGAATTATTCGTCAAGAATATCCAGACGCTATCTTACCAACCTTGGGCGGTCAAGTAGGTTTAAATATGGCTTTAGCCTTGGCTAAGACTGGCATTTTGGATGAACTTAACATCGAATTATTAGGAACTAAGCTTAAGTCAATTGAGCAAGCCGAAGATCGTGAACAATTTAAGAATTTATGTAAAGAATTAGGTGAACCAGTTCCACCATCTAAGACTGTGAATACAGTTGAAGCTGCCGTAGAATTTGGGGATGAAATTGGTTATCCAATCATCGTACGTCCGGCCTTCACGATGGGTGGTACCGGTGGTGGTATCTGTCATAACCGCAAAGAACTAGCTGAAATTGCTAAAAATGGTTTGGAACTTTCACCAGTAACTGAATGTTTGATTGAAAAATCAATTGCCGGTTATAAAGAAATTGAGTTTGAAGTAATGCGCGATCATGATGATAATGCAATGATCGTTTGTTGTATGGAAAACTTTGACCCGGTTGGTATTCATACTGGTGATTCTATCGTCTTTTCACCAAGTCAAACTTTGTCAGATAAAGAATATCAAATGTTGCGGGATTGTTCGTTGAAATTAATCAGAGCATTGAAGATTGAAGGGGGATGCAATGTGCAACTTGCCCTTGATCCTAACAGCTTTGATTATGACGTAATTGAAGTTAACCCAAGAGTATCCAGATCTAGTGCTTTGGCTTCTAAGGCAACAGGTTATCCGATTGCTAAGATGGCTGCAAAGATTGCGGTGGGGATGACACTTGATGAAATTAAGAATCCAGTAACTGGAACTACCTATGCAGAGTTTGAACCAGCATTAGATTATGTCGTCTGCAAGATTCCTCGCTGGCCATTTGATAAATTCCAAAAAGCCGATCGAACTTTGGGTACACAAATGAAGGCTACTGGTGAAGTAATGGCCATTGGGCGTACAGCTGAAGAAGCAATGCAAAAGGCGGTAAGATCACTTGAAATTGATGAAAAGGATCTTTATTCTGAAGAAGCTCATCGAGCAAGCGATGATAAGTTAGAACAAAAATTGGTTAAAGCCCAAGACGACCGTTTATTCTATTTGGCAGAAGCATTTAGACGTGGCTATTCATTAGAAGATGTGCACGAATTAACTAAGATTAATTTTTACTTCTTAGATATCGTTAAGCACATGATTGAAATGGAAAAAGAGCTCAAAGAAAATAAAGATGAAGTAGATATTTTGCGCTTAGCTAAGAAATATGGGTTCAGTGATCCAACTATTGCCAACTTATGGGGTGAAACTGCAGATGAAGTAAGAGACTTCAGAAAAGCACATGGGATTATCCCGGTTTATAAGATGGTCGATACCTGTGCAGCTGAATTTGAATCACAAACGCCATACTTCTACTCAACTTACGATGCAGAAAATGAATCACATCGATCAGGTAAAAAGTCGGTTATTGTTATTGGCTCTGGTCCAATTAGAATAGGTCAAGGGGTAGAGTTTGACTATGCAACTGTACACTGCGTCAAAGCTTTGCAAAAAATGGGTTATGAAGCAATCGTAATTAACTCTAATCCAGAAACTGTTTCAACTGACTTTTCAGTATCTGATAAGCTTTACTTCGAACCATTAACGCTTGAAGATGTCCTAAATGTCTGCGATTTGGAAGAGCCGGAGGGTGTGATTGTACAATTCGGTGGTCAAACTTCAATTAACTTGGCTGCTGGTCTTGAAGCACACGGTGTTAAGATCTTGGGTACCACAGTTAAGGATGTTAACCGTGCAGAAGATCGTAAGTTGTTCGATGACATTATTAAGGAATTGAAGCTTAACCAACCTCAAGGGTTAACCGCAACTACACATGAAGGAGTTATTGAAGCTGCGGAAAAACTGGGTTATCCAGTCTTGGTTCGTCCAAGTTATGTCTTAGGCGGCAAGGCAATGGAGATCGTCTATAATAAGAAGGAACTTGAAGAATACTTGCAGGATCACGTTGATATTGCTGCAGATCACCCAATCTTAGTTGATGATTACTTGGATGGCCGTGAATGTGATGTTGATGCAATTAGTGACGGGTACGATGTTCTCTTGCCAGGAATTATGGAGCACATTGAACATGCTGGTGTTCACTCAGGTGACTCAATGGCAGTTTATCCACCACAAACTTTCACTGATGAAATTAAAGAAAAGATTACTGAAGTGACTAAGAAGTTAGCCTTAACTTTAAATTGTGTGGGAATTATGAACATTCAATTTATTGTTAGAGACGGTGAAGTCTATGTCATCGAAGTAAACCCACGTGCAAGTAGAACTGTACCGTTCTTAAGTAAGATTACCGGAATTGAAATGGCACAGGTAGCTACAAGAGTAATTATGGGTGAAAGCTTGAAGGAGCAAGGTTATGGTGATGGATTGGCATCAGAACCAGACATGATTTCGGTTAAGGCACCGGTCTTCAGTTTCAGTAAATTAGCTGATGTTGACTCATACTTAGGACCAGAAATGAAGTCAACTGGTGAAGTAATGGGCAGTGACCATACTTTTGCCAAGGCATTATACAAGGCCTTTGCTGGAGCTAAGATGCAACTACCTGAAAATGGTAATGTACTACTTACAATTGAAGATAGAGATAAGGATAAAATTTTGCCAATTGCTAAACGTTTTGCCAGAATTGGTTATCGTATCTTTGCAACAAAGGGTACAGCTGACTTCTTAAAAAAGAACGACTTACATGTAGATCTAGTAACTAAGGTCCATGAAGATGAACAAGCTGATGATAACATCTTGAATGAATTGAGAAACAATAAGATTGACTTGGTTATTAATACAATGGGTCATGATATTGAAAAGAATTCTGATGGCTTTATTATTAGACAGATGGCTATTCAGCAAAATGTACCGTTATTAACGGCATTAGATACTGCAGATGCGCTATTGACGGCACTTGAGAATAGATCTTTTGCAACAGATGCATTGCAATAAAATGAAATAGATATTGAGGATAAGACTTTCTGGAGAAAGAAAGTCTTATTTTTTTGCAAATAAAATTACAAAAGGTATTTAATTTATAAAATAACAATGATACAATAGTCAATGTACTTATGTAACAATATATGTAGGGGATTAAAATAACAAAAACACTATTTAAGGATATAAATGAGCATATATGGAACTGTGAAGCTGTAGTTCATTGTATAATGTACTTAGATAAGAAGCTTTGAGTTCACATAGGAGAACTAGAGCTTCTTTTGTGTTTTTATGGTTAATAACTGTAATTACATATTATGTTCAGATATACATACGGAGTTAAAAAGGAGAAATAGTTATGAGAAGAGACTTACACAATTTAGACGTAGGGGACGTTAAAGAAAAACAACGTTTTTCAATTCGCAAGTTAACTGTAGGTACTGCTAGTGTATTGCTGGGTACTACATTCTTGTTTGGTGCAGGTCAGACTGCTTACGCTGATACTACTGCTTCAGGTGCTATTACTAGTGAAGATTCCCAAAACCAAATTGGGGGGTAGAAGTTAGCCATACACCTCAAGCTCCTGCAGAAGCAAAGAGTTCTACGGAAGGTAGAACTACCTCAACTCAAGAAATTAATAATAAGAAGACTGAATCATTAGAAAAGAAGGACCAATCTGTTGGTTCTACCGCAACAGATAATAAAGAAGAACAAAAGACTTCCTTAGAAAACAAGAGTGAAGCAAATAAGACTAGTGAATCTAAAGTTGAAAAGGCAAATCCAGTAGAAGTTAAATCTGAGTCTCACAAAGATTTAACTTCTGATAAGAAGGGGATTGAAACTCAAGAGATTCAAACTCAAGCTCTCAAATTAGCTAGTACAACTCCACTTTCAGCTAAAGCTTTAACTGAAAGTAAAGCGCAAGATGACCTTTCAGCTACTATTAATTTAAACTGGACTAATGAAAACGGAGAGACAGAAAATCTTCCAAGCATTACTTATAAAGGTAAAAATGATGATACTCTTCAAGATGTAGGTAAATACATTCAAGGTTTAATAACTACAGATAATTCAAAGTATGAAGTTTCCCCATTAGTATCAACGCCTAAAGATTCGGGAGATTATTTAAGTGGAAATACTGAAGACAGTATCACTGATCCTAGTATGAAATTAGCCTATGACGATTGGCGTAAAAATAAAGAAAAGAATTATCCTTTTGCGGGTTACACTGTAGAGATTGATTCATTATCGAATGCTCCATTAACAAATGGAGGTACCTACACTATCAATTTGGGAACCGAAACTCGCCTTTATAATGAACCATATTGGGTAATAACTTCACGCACTATTCATTATGTAAAATATGGTCTAACCGGTTCTGATAGTGTTGCTTCTCCAGATGTGATCCAGGAAGGTCATTCAAATGTAACCAGTTCTAAAAATAATCCAGTGGTAAATAACTTTAATTTAGAAAAAGATGGTCATCACTATGTGAGTTATGAAACGGTTCAAAGATCGTATAATGTAGCTTCTGGTATTCCTGATGGGATGACAGATAATAAAGGTAATATGAATTCTATTATTATCTTTGATGGACAGATAAACCCAACTATTACTGATTGGGTTACTCCAGATCCTGATGTAACTCAAACCAAATCACCGGGCAAGAATCTTTCTAATAAAATTCCAACAAATGGTGAATCTTACAATTACCTCTATAGAAAGTTCTATCATCATAACTATTATGATAAAGATGGTAACTTCCATCAGAAGACATATCTTCCTAATAATGAAGGAGAGCCAATTACTATTACTTACTACCACAACCAACCTGTAGATCTTTCATTTGAAGATATTTCAAAGATTGATCCTCAAGATTTAAGTGGGAGCAACTATTCTGCTACTAACGAATTAACGACAAAGAACGATGATAGTAATCAATACAATGTTTACGATGCATCAAATGGTACTAAAAGTTTAAGTCAAGTAATTAGTGATATTGAAGCGAAAGGTTACAAGCTTGTTTCAATTACTAACGATGACGATGATTCTCAAACCGACTTGAAGGGCAACAGTTCAATTGATTTAATCTATAACAAAGATGGTGTTTGGAAGAGTGCAACTGGTGGGGATAATGCTGATAACTTGATTCATAAGCGCTACACTATCAAGTTTGTTCATGACGTAAAACCTACAACTAAAAATACTTCTGTAAGCCGTAACATTCACTATGTGGCTGACGAAGGCAATAGCAAGTATGAAGTATTGAAGAATCCTGATACTCAAACTGTTAACTTTGAACGTACTGCTTATATTGATCAAGTTACTAAGCAAGAAGTTATTAAGAATGCAGATGGTACTTACAGTGAATTACCAGCTGACTTCAAGCCAACTTGGAAAGCTGTTGGAACTGATAACTTTGATAAAATCCAAAAGGATAGATTTAACAAGGATGAAGGTAAGGTTCCTGGCGTTTGGGAAATTGAACGTGCTAACTATGATGATCCAGAGGGAACTCAATTAACGGATAACTTTGCTCCTAAAGTTGCAAATGTTGATGCTGCTAAGACTTATAATGATATTTATCTTGTTTACAAACAAAAAGCTCAATATAATATTCACTACATTGATGTTAATGGTGTAGAAGATAAAAACACTTATACTCCAACTGACGGTTATGAACTTACCGATCATTTAGTTCCTAACGTTGGTGAAGGTAAAGGTATCTTTATTGGCGACACTCCAGATGCTACGCAGAAGTTATGGAGCCCAGCAGACTACGAAAAGGCTGGATATGTTTTAGTTGGTTTATCTGATAATGCCAAAGGCGATTTACTCGGTAAGCAAACCTTAACTAAGGACGTTCAAGATCAATACGTTTACTTGAGGCATGCAATCACCCCTTCAACTGATAAGACACCTAAAGAAGACGTGAAGGCCGAAACTGTCAGTCAAGTACGTACTATTTCATATCGGGATGCTGAAACTGGTGAAAAGATTACAGATGAATTAAAGAAGTACGGTATTACTGCTAATGTTCCTGACATTACGCAAACTATCGATTATGTTCGTGTGCCTCTTTATGATGCATTTAAGGGTATGTTTTTAGGCTTTGCAGCAATTCAAACTGATGCAAAAGGTTTTGCTAAGCTTGATAGTAACGGTAAACCAGAGATCAAGAAAGATACTAATGGCCAACCAATTATTGCTACTCGAGATGATAAGGCATCATGGGTTCCAACTGGTGAACATACTGACTATCCAGAACAAGGCTCACCTGATTTAACTAAGTATGGGTATGTAAAGGAAAGCTCATTAGAACAAAAGACTAATAACAAGGATGGCGCACAGGTAGATGCTAAAGACGGTGACCCAACTCAATCCGGTGGCCACGTGGATGTTTACTACTTCCACGAACAAGAAGATATCACTTATGTGAATCCGAAGTTTAATATTGACCAAAAGGATCTTGAAAAGACCTTTAAAAGAACGATTATCTACCGTGGTACCAAAGACGGTCATACTTATGAAGATGTAAATGGTTCACCAGATGGCACTCATAAGTATGTTCAGACTACCACCTTTACTCGTAAGGCGATTGTAGATGCAGTAACGAAAAAAGTGATTAAATATACTCCTTGGACATCAACTAAAACAACTTTAGTAGAAGTTATTTCTAAGACACCTACTGAAGTGGGTTATGACAATGTTGATATTAAATCAGTTTCTGCACGTACTGTTGATCCAGATAAGGATCCAGAAGATTTAGGTACAACAGTTGTAACTTATACTGTCAACCCAACTCCAACACCTGAACCAAATCCAGGTAATGGCGGTAACACCAGCGATGGTGGAAATACTCCTGATGGAGGCTCAGAACAACCAAATAATCCTGGTAACAACAATGAAGTTCCAGGTAACCCGGGCGGTGACAATGAAACACCTAAGGAAACTCCAACTCCTAAGGATGATAAGACTACACCAGAAAAACCAGATGAACATGACGATTTGAAATTGAAGTCACCTGACGAACATAACCATACTCCAAAGAAGGAAGTTAACAAGACTTCAAATAATACTCCACGTAGCGAACGCTGGAACTCAAACAAATCTCCTAAATCAGAAAACGTAAATAATGTAACAGGTTCTAATTCCGCAGTTAAATCTACCAATAGTCCTGAAACAGTAAAGGAAAATACTTTACCGCAGACTGGTTAAAAGGAAACTAAAGCTTCAATGTTTGGCTTAGTTGCACTTTCAGTCGCAGGATTGCTTTCAGTTCTTGTTTTAGACCGTAAGAAGAAAAATTAAATCAGAAGATGAAGGGTCAAGTAATAATTACTCGATCCTTTTTCTTTTCATCTCAAATCATTAGTACGTTCCCTTATTTTTCGTTTGTGCTGAAAATGCTTTCACTGTTAGAATGCTTTTTGTAACCTTTTACAAAACAATAGGGGAGAAAAATTGATGAGTTATTTATTTCTATTTATTCCCGCAATCGGATGGGGACTTATGCCACTATTCGTTGCAGGGGTCAAGAAGAGTAATATTTACCACCAAATCGTAGGGTCAGTATTAGGCGCATTTTTATTTGGTATCGTAGTATTCTTGATTAAGCGTCCGGAATTTAACGCTACATCATTCTTACTTGCAATGGTGGCCGGTGCTTCATGGGTAGTTGGTCAGTGTGGTCAGTATTACAGTTACGCAAAGGTTGGGGTTTCAGAAACCATGCCGATCTCAACTGGTTTACAACTGATCGGTGTACCACTTGTTGGGGTCTTAATTTTTGGCGAATGGGCAAGTACACAAGCTAAATTGTTTGGCTTCCTTGGTATTCTGGCATTAATTATCGGTGTAGCATTTACTTCTTTAACCGATAAGGGTACCGCAGAAGGTGGTAAGAAGAATCAGACTACTACTATGATTGTTTTATTTTTGACCACCTTAGGTTACATTGCTTCAAGTTCTATTCCAAAGGCTTTAAAAGGCGATGGAGTAATGATTTTCCTAGGTCAAACAATCGGTATGTTGATCGCAACTCTCGTTTACATCGTTGCTTCTAAGCAACTTAAAGTCTTTAAGGAAAAAGAAAGTTATCAAGTTATTCCAGCCGGTGTAATCTTTGCGATTGCTGCACTTTCATACATCATTTCTGTACAAATGAATGGTGTTAACTTGGCATTCGTTATGTCACAACTTTGTGTAGTTATTTCAACTCTTGGTGGTATTATTTTCTTACATGAAAAGAAGACTAAGAAGGGCTACATTTATACAGTGATCGGTTTAGTACTGATCGTTGCTGGTGCAATTTTAACTTCAGTATTTTAGAAAATAGAGTGTTAGATGTTTTTACGTCTAACACCTTTTTTAATGTAAAAGAAATAAATTATAGAGAATTTTGCATTAAAATAGATAGTGAGGGAGAAATTATCAAAGGAGAAATTTCTATGAATGATAATACAGTATACGTAATTAATGCACGAAGATATTCCCGTAATGGCGAGATTATCGAGCATAATGTCCATGTCTATAGTTCTTATCAAAATGTGATTGCAGCATTTAAGCCTTTCTTAGAAGTGTCCAATAAAGAAGTACACATGAATGGCAAGAATGAAATGCTACAAGTAAGGATTTATGATCCAGCTAATGAATTTTTGACTAAGTATATATTTGATATATATGAGAAGCAAATTGATAATTTCTTCCCAAAGACAACTGAACATATTTAAAGGGAGGCGGCAGATTAAGTTCTGCCGTTTTTTGTAAAACGAGGTAAATGAAATGGTTTTAGATGAAAGTAAGAAAAAACAGGCACTGAAGAAGTTAACCCAAGAAGAATACGATGTAACCCAGAACGCTGCCACGGAATATCCATTTACTGGCAAGTACGATAATTTTTATGAAAAAGGCATCTACGTTGATGTGGTGTCTGGTGAGCCGTTGTTTTCTAGCCAAGATAAGTATGATGCGGGATGCGGCTGGCCTAGTTTTACCAAGCCAATTGAAAAGCTGCAGTATCACCGCGACCAATCGCATGGCATGGAGCGTACCGAAGTGGTAAGTCCAGAAGCGCAGTCGCATTTAGGGCACGTTTTTACCGATGGACCTGTTGATCGTGGCGGCTTGCGTTACTGCATTAATTCTGCTGCATTGAAGTTTATTCCATATGATCAGCTGAATGAAGCTGGTTATGGTGAGTATAAGAAGTTGTTTAAGTAGAAAAAAGTATAAAAAAAGCCGTTGAGAAAATTAATCTCAATGGCTTATTTGTATACTTAGAATTTACTTTTCATAAAACTTGATTTCAGTATTAGCTAAATCAATAGTGTAAGTTTCTTCTTCAAGTGGTCGCTTAGTCATCCCTTCATCAGTTGAGTAAATGATCAAAGCTAACTTGCTTCCGGATGGAATAGTGTAGTAGGTAGGTTGAAGTAAGAAATCAAGATCATAGAACTTGTCTGCATCAATATGCTCAGGCTTTTTCATATCCTTGTAGTTTTGCAAGTTCATGTGTGCCTTAGTAATCAACTTAGCCTTAGTCTTTTTATCAGGAACAAATTCTTGAAGTGTATCAGTACCGAACTTGTAGCCTAATTCTTGACCACCACGCATCAAGAACTTAGGAGTAGCAGTCAAACGTTGTCTTTCACCAAGTTCAACTAAAGCAACGGAGATTTGCCCCTTAGGTAGTGATCCTTTAACTCTAACTTTAACTTCAGGTCGGCCTACAATAGTAGTAGGGTGGATGAATTCATCAGTAGTAAAGCGCAAACTTGGCTTAGCCCATTTTTCATCCCCGCTGATAAATTTGTATTCCCATTCACTTTCAGAAATACCGGCCTTCTTAAATTCAATACCACCTACATCAGTGAAGGACTTTTCGGCATGGCTATCACCATCTTGCAAAAGTTCATCATCATCGGTAGGGAAGTAGATCTTTTCACGACCTAATTTATCGTTCCAATCTTTTTCTTCATGCCACTTGTCGGCTTGCAAGTTGTCTTGAATCATAACAGTTGGCCATTGGTTGTAAGCATTGTTTTCAACATCCAATAATTCGTGGACAAACCAAAGGTTCATCAAGTCAGTGAAGTCGATAGAAACAAAATTGTTCATATTATAGTGTGGACCTTGGTGCAAGAAGAGGTGATGCTTCATTGGCATCTTAGAAACAAGTTGCCAAATCTTGTAAACGTTCTTTGGTTTAACGTTCCAGTCGTTTAAACCATGAACGGAAATCCATGAACACTTGATACCGTCAGCGTGATGACGATAGTTTCTAGCTTCCCAGAAATCAGAATATTGGCCAGTTGTCCGATCCTCTTTTTCTAGCAACTGCTTTTGCATTTTGTCGTATTCTGGCTTGATCTTGAGGTATGATCCAGCATCCCATAAGTTAGATTCACAAGTTTCTGCAAGAAGATCCAAGTCTTCACCTTGACATGCTTCTGGAGCGATGACCAAACCGTGTTCGCGATAGTAGTCGTACCATGAAGAAATTGCAGCTTCTGAGACAACAGTCTTAAGTCCCTTGACACCGGTGGTAGCGATAGCAATTTGCAAAGTGCCCAAGTATGAGCGGCCGGTCATACCGATGTTGCCGTTACACCAATCAGCTTTTGTTTGCATAGTTCTGGTACGGTCAGTGTAGGCAATACGGTCGCCGTGAAGCCATTCGATTACAGCAGCTGCTGATTCGGTTTCTTCAGGGGCACCAGTGATTCTGACACCGTCACTACCGCGAGTACCGATTGCGCCGGCAAAGACACTAGCAAAACCGCGAGCAAGCATATATTCGTTCAATGGGTAAGAAGACTTGTGAACTGCTTCTTCAGTAGTTGGATGATTTGAGCCATCAGGCTTTTCTGCTTTAACGATTGGAGAATGAACGTATTGTGGATCATTCCATTCAGTAGCATCAGATAGATTTTCATCGACGCTGTGATTACGCTTTTCGTTAGCGATGATTCCGCCGAAATATGGGGATGCAGTATAAAGTGCTGGTACCTTAAGACCGTTGTTAGTTTCAACTGGACGGAAAACAGTAACTTGAATTAAGTCGCTCTTTCCATCATGATCAGTATCTAAGTCGGTTTCTACATAAACAACTTCGCGGATTACTTTTGAAGTATCAAAGACAGGGATAGATTTACCATTGAAAAATTTGAATTGATTTTGACCCCAGAATTGAGTGAAGTAACCTTTACCAGCCATCACATCAAGTAAAATTTGACCGTTTTTAGTACGGGTATTGAGCAAACGATAGAAAGCGGAGATCAACTTATGGGTATCGTTAATATCTTGAACA contains these protein-coding regions:
- the carA gene encoding glutamine-hydrolyzing carbamoyl-phosphate synthase small subunit codes for the protein MRYLILEDGSIYAGEGFGSDRETSGEVVFTTGMTGYQEAITDQSYADQILVFTNPLIGNYGITLADYESLEPRIKGVICHQVARRPDSWRMQTTLPKFLKQLNIPGIQGIDTRELVRKLRVHGTLRGKIANSKNDAEKIAKILQTKKITQGVISRVSTKSPYPVPGSKRNIVVIDFGIKHSILRELAERDCNCIVLPYTATTEEVLELHPDGVLLSNGPGDPEEMKDAVKMVQEVEKYVPLFGICMGHQVFALANGAKTYKMKFGHRGFNHPVREIATGNIGFTSQNHGYAVDGDSIDKDNLMITHVEVNDGTVEGLRHKKYPAFSVQFHPDATPGPHDEDSLFDDFMSMIDQRKEEERHA
- the carB gene encoding carbamoyl-phosphate synthase large subunit, whose amino-acid sequence is MPKRKDIHKIMVIGSGPIIIGQAAEFDYSGTQACLALREEGYQVVLVNSNPATIMTDTTIADKVYIEPLTVDSISRIIRQEYPDAILPTLGGQVGLNMALALAKTGILDELNIELLGTKLKSIEQAEDREQFKNLCKELGEPVPPSKTVNTVEAAVEFGDEIGYPIIVRPAFTMGGTGGGICHNRKELAEIAKNGLELSPVTECLIEKSIAGYKEIEFEVMRDHDDNAMIVCCMENFDPVGIHTGDSIVFSPSQTLSDKEYQMLRDCSLKLIRALKIEGGCNVQLALDPNSFDYDVIEVNPRVSRSSALASKATGYPIAKMAAKIAVGMTLDEIKNPVTGTTYAEFEPALDYVVCKIPRWPFDKFQKADRTLGTQMKATGEVMAIGRTAEEAMQKAVRSLEIDEKDLYSEEAHRASDDKLEQKLVKAQDDRLFYLAEAFRRGYSLEDVHELTKINFYFLDIVKHMIEMEKELKENKDEVDILRLAKKYGFSDPTIANLWGETADEVRDFRKAHGIIPVYKMVDTCAAEFESQTPYFYSTYDAENESHRSGKKSVIVIGSGPIRIGQGVEFDYATVHCVKALQKMGYEAIVINSNPETVSTDFSVSDKLYFEPLTLEDVLNVCDLEEPEGVIVQFGGQTSINLAAGLEAHGVKILGTTVKDVNRAEDRKLFDDIIKELKLNQPQGLTATTHEGVIEAAEKLGYPVLVRPSYVLGGKAMEIVYNKKELEEYLQDHVDIAADHPILVDDYLDGRECDVDAISDGYDVLLPGIMEHIEHAGVHSGDSMAVYPPQTFTDEIKEKITEVTKKLALTLNCVGIMNIQFIVRDGEVYVIEVNPRASRTVPFLSKITGIEMAQVATRVIMGESLKEQGYGDGLASEPDMISVKAPVFSFSKLADVDSYLGPEMKSTGEVMGSDHTFAKALYKAFAGAKMQLPENGNVLLTIEDRDKDKILPIAKRFARIGYRIFATKGTADFLKKNDLHVDLVTKVHEDEQADDNILNELRNNKIDLVINTMGHDIEKNSDGFIIRQMAIQQNVPLLTALDTADALLTALENRSFATDALQ
- a CDS encoding YSIRK-type signal peptide-containing protein — its product is MRRDLHNLDVGDVKEKQRFSIRKLTVGTASVLLGTTFLFGAGQTAYADTTASGAITSEDSQNQIGG
- a CDS encoding mucin-binding protein gives rise to the protein MKLAYDDWRKNKEKNYPFAGYTVEIDSLSNAPLTNGGTYTINLGTETRLYNEPYWVITSRTIHYVKYGLTGSDSVASPDVIQEGHSNVTSSKNNPVVNNFNLEKDGHHYVSYETVQRSYNVASGIPDGMTDNKGNMNSIIIFDGQINPTITDWVTPDPDVTQTKSPGKNLSNKIPTNGESYNYLYRKFYHHNYYDKDGNFHQKTYLPNNEGEPITITYYHNQPVDLSFEDISKIDPQDLSGSNYSATNELTTKNDDSNQYNVYDASNGTKSLSQVISDIEAKGYKLVSITNDDDDSQTDLKGNSSIDLIYNKDGVWKSATGGDNADNLIHKRYTIKFVHDVKPTTKNTSVSRNIHYVADEGNSKYEVLKNPDTQTVNFERTAYIDQVTKQEVIKNADGTYSELPADFKPTWKAVGTDNFDKIQKDRFNKDEGKVPGVWEIERANYDDPEGTQLTDNFAPKVANVDAAKTYNDIYLVYKQKAQYNIHYIDVNGVEDKNTYTPTDGYELTDHLVPNVGEGKGIFIGDTPDATQKLWSPADYEKAGYVLVGLSDNAKGDLLGKQTLTKDVQDQYVYLRHAITPSTDKTPKEDVKAETVSQVRTISYRDAETGEKITDELKKYGITANVPDITQTIDYVRVPLYDAFKGMFLGFAAIQTDAKGFAKLDSNGKPEIKKDTNGQPIIATRDDKASWVPTGEHTDYPEQGSPDLTKYGYVKESSLEQKTNNKDGAQVDAKDGDPTQSGGHVDVYYFHEQEDITYVNPKFNIDQKDLEKTFKRTIIYRGTKDGHTYEDVNGSPDGTHKYVQTTTFTRKAIVDAVTKKVIKYTPWTSTKTTLVEVISKTPTEVGYDNVDIKSVSARTVDPDKDPEDLGTTVVTYTVNPTPTPEPNPGNGGNTSDGGNTPDGGSEQPNNPGNNNEVPGNPGGDNETPKETPTPKDDKTTPEKPDEHDDLKLKSPDEHNHTPKKEVNKTSNNTPRSERWNSNKSPKSENVNNVTGSNSAVKSTNSPETVKENTLPQTG
- a CDS encoding GRP family sugar transporter; this translates as MSYLFLFIPAIGWGLMPLFVAGVKKSNIYHQIVGSVLGAFLFGIVVFLIKRPEFNATSFLLAMVAGASWVVGQCGQYYSYAKVGVSETMPISTGLQLIGVPLVGVLIFGEWASTQAKLFGFLGILALIIGVAFTSLTDKGTAEGGKKNQTTTMIVLFLTTLGYIASSSIPKALKGDGVMIFLGQTIGMLIATLVYIVASKQLKVFKEKESYQVIPAGVIFAIAALSYIISVQMNGVNLAFVMSQLCVVISTLGGIIFLHEKKTKKGYIYTVIGLVLIVAGAILTSVF
- the msrB gene encoding peptide-methionine (R)-S-oxide reductase MsrB; this encodes MVLDESKKKQALKKLTQEEYDVTQNAATEYPFTGKYDNFYEKGIYVDVVSGEPLFSSQDKYDAGCGWPSFTKPIEKLQYHRDQSHGMERTEVVSPEAQSHLGHVFTDGPVDRGGLRYCINSAALKFIPYDQLNEAGYGEYKKLFK